The following proteins come from a genomic window of Bradysia coprophila strain Holo2 unplaced genomic scaffold, BU_Bcop_v1 contig_138, whole genome shotgun sequence:
- the LOC119073811 gene encoding exocyst complex component 7 produces MNDLDDKLQIDSLVGKENSKLSRLKDRVDKYHDLSNSMSTILTTFEHRLGKLEQTILPVYNETEHLQNRFKNLDSTLQCLETVLSHYDASQEVCNLIHIGPFEGNITEFLSALDKLKKAKDYFYYNNAQSVELENVTSLFNTGCETLNNHFKMLLNKHSHPLKSVDLLDLIYIEDDSSTEDCASIKQLSPSTREELNTISNWLDYNLRREYVNIYADERSEVIFRSLQILKDHQKSSSWGNEALKLRQYRGNEPKKSTSARLQSIFERKANKMFLKASQTIESSTGFALKKNTADNLTPEDYCLDGDQELEKYLVLLLGLQRLLIWERQLLNDIIPASRHTEVFSRLSHSSIDLLVKDAENITNKVLRSIARKEWSSALGVFSALKRVILLQPDLDRACDAAQRQQLSGVLKKLQHTGSKALDQFLDLVKCDTNLVGMSAGTLSGSNIPKDATVHELTSNTIWFIEHLFEHYDVIGGILQLDSTYSSQINLQKIQSAEDRNKAILGLYIKKVLSELNLTIISKCEQYSDNATKHLFRLNNIHYILKSLQRSNLLDIVSFTEPDCERSYQELIQELKSSYRKSWSRLVVNIYPLDDLPRPINGKVKEKERAIIKDRFSAFNKELDEACKNQRGISVPDVLLREGLKRDNAEHIIPQYNAFFEIYADIQFSKNPEKYVKYRPQDVSAMLNNLFDDRV; encoded by the exons ATGAACGATTTGGATgataaattacaaattgatAGTCTGGTCGGAAAG GAAAATAGTAAGCTCTCTCGTCTCAAAGATCGAGTTGACAAGTATCACGACCTTTCCAACTCGATGTCCACGATCCTAACAACATTCGAACATCGTTTAGGGAAGCTCGAACAAACTATTTTGCCAGTGTACAACGAAACGGAACACTTGCAGAATCGCTTCAAAA ATCTCGATTCAACATTACAATGTTTGGAAACGGTTTTGTCCCATTATGATGCATCGCAGGAAGTGTGCAACCTCATCCATATCGGTCCATTCGAGGGAAATATTACCGAATTCCTCTCAGCGCTGGACAAACTGAAAAAGGCGAAAGACTACTTCTACTACAACAATGCTCAAAGTGTTGAGTTGGAAAACGTTACCAGTTTGTTCAACACTGGATGCGAAACGTTAAACAACCATTTCAAGATGTTGCTGAATAAGCACAGCCATCCATTGAAATCGGTTGATCTACTTGATCTTATCTACATCGAGGACGATTCGTCGACAGAGGATTGTGCATCCATAAAGCAGTTGTCACCGTCAACCAGGGAGGAACTGAATACAATATCGAATTGGTTGGACTATAACTTGCGTCGGGAATATGTTAACATTTATGCTGACGAGAGGTCTGAGGTGATATTCCGTTCTTTGCAAATATTGAAGGATCACCAGAAGAGTAGTAGTTGGGGCAATGAAGCGCTG AAGTTACGTCAGTATCGAGGAAATGAGCCCAAAAAGTCCACATCAGCGCGGCTACAAAGCAT TTTCGAACGGAaggcaaacaaaatgtttctgaaaGCTTCGCAAACAATTGAGTCATCGACTGGATTTGCGCTGAAGAAGAATACAGCGGACAATCTCACACCAGAAGACTACTGTTTGGATGGCGATCAAGAgctggaaaaatatttggttttgttgttagGCCTGCAGAGGCTACTGATCTGGGAACGTCAACTATTGAACGACATAATACCGGCATCCAGGCATACCGAAGTATTTTCTCGCCTATCACATAGTTCCATTGATCTATTGGTGAAAGATGCCGAGAATATCACCAATAAAGTACTGCGAAGCATCGCCCGAAAGGAATGGTCTTCGGCATTGGGTGTTTTTTCAGCGTTGAAACGCGTCATTTTGCTACAACCAGATTTAGATCGAGCCTGTGATGCTGCACAGCGACAGCAGCTGAGCGGTGTTCTCAAAAAACTGCAACATACG GGCAGCAAAGCATTAGACCAATTTCTTGATCTAGTCAAATGCGATACTAATTTGGTTGGAATGAGCGCTGGCACTCTCTCTGGATCAAACATACCCAAAGATGCAACCGTTCACGAATTGACATCGAACACAATTTGGTTCATCGAGCACTTATTCGAACATTACGATGTTATCGGGGGCATTTTGCAGCTGGATTCAACATATTCGtcacaaattaatttacaaaaaattcagtcGGCTGAGGATCGCAACAAGGCCATTTTAGGATTGTATATCA AAAAAGTGCTGTCCGAATTGAACTTGACCATCATTTCCAAATGCGAACAGTACAGTGACAATGCAACCAAACATCTATTCCGATTGAATAACATCCACTACATTCTGAAATCGTTACAACGTTCCAATTTGCTAGACATTGTATCCTTTACGGAACCAGACTGTGAGAGGTCGTATCAAGAATTAATACAG GAACTCAAGAGTTCGTATAGAAAATCGTGGTCCCGATTGGTCGTTAATATATATCCGTTGGATGATCTACCACGACCAATAAATGGCAAAGTTAAAGAGAAGGAGCGTGCAATCATAAAAGATCGATTCTCG GCTTTCAATAAGGAACTAGACGAAGCATGTAAGAATCAGCGAGGCATTTCGGTGCCAGATGTTTTGCTAAGGGAAGGCTTAAAACGCGACAATGCTGAACACATCATACCGCAATACAATGCTTTCTTTGAAAT ATATGCCGACATTCAGTTCAGTAAAAATCCTGAGAAATATGTGAAGTATCGGCCGCAAGATGTGTCAGCAATGCTGAACAACTTATTCGATGATAGAGTTTAA
- the LOC119073813 gene encoding uncharacterized protein LOC119073813 isoform X1, with protein sequence MSSWIKLVDSSSNVIEKRRNRYKRTHRDSVPAIIDDDSSDENCDLNSSISPKKRRVLPLERLTIENENYSSDDCCDVEYNPDGVVLPKTEHRKIKATLPIVASRSVTNQPSTSHSASKSRSKSWITWTTTPKPNNESNLSLEIDDSISDSSESSTHTLIDESSTDGSLMQSPIVDEQETVIETQESITPPVAPFIASATNLPKKRKVRTKKGGLVEQLRKALSQSKSNVLFWQHHRSADLIPPGDVVTVDRVENTYGRILIHTNVNGEPTIFSLCSRTVDVGEGDVIEVEFDSEHLYKTDSHNFYSYVDKVTVIKKNISS encoded by the coding sequence ATGAGTTCATGGATCAAGCTGGTCGACTCATCATCGAACGTAATTGAGAAACGACGGAATAGATATAAACGTACGCATCGTGATTCCGTGCCCGCAATTATAGACGATGATAGTTCAGATGAAAATTGTGATTTGAATTCCTCAATATCACCGAAAAAGAGAAGAGTTTTGCCACTCGAGCGTCTTACCATTGAGAACGAAAATTATTCGTCTGACGATTGTTGTGATGTGGAGTATAATCCAGATGGTGTCGTTTTACCGAAAACTGAACACCGTAAAATTAAAGCAACCCTTCCAATAGTGGCATCACGCTCAGTAACAAATCAACCGTCAACCAGTCATTCAGCAAGCAAGTCAAGATCAAAGTCTTGGATTACTTGGACGACGACTCCGAAGCCAAATAACGAATCAAATTTATCACTTGAAATCGACGATTCAATCAGTGATTCAAGTGAATCAAGCACTCACACTTTGATCGATGAGTCTTCCACAGATGGTTCGCTCATGCAGTCGCCAATCGTTGACGAACAAGAAACAGTGATAGAAACTCAGGAATCGATAACACCGCCCGTAGCACCGTTCATCGCATCCGCAACCAACCTGCCAAAGAAACGTAAAGTTCGAACGAAAAAGGGTGGCTTGGTCGAGCAGTTAAGGAAGGCTTTATCTCAATCCAAATCGAATGTCTTGTTTTGGCAGCATCATCGATCAGCCGATTTGATACCACCAGGAGACGTAGTGACTGTTGATCGCGTGGAAAATACTTACGGTCGAATATTGATACACACGAATGTAAATGGTGAGCCAACCATATTTTCACTATGTTCTAGAACAGTGGATGTTGGAGAAGGAGATGTTATTGAAGTGGAATTTGACAGTGAGCACCTTTATAAGACAGACAGCCACAATTTCTATTCATATGTGGACAAAGTTACagtaataaaaaagaatatttccaGCTGA
- the LOC119073814 gene encoding uncharacterized protein LOC119073814, with protein sequence MSSASQQQIKCPPKVLVNLAEWKMEISSGKSVTCKKIHSMDDEEVSNLRPFALLWVIYEDARELHDIAKDLFDKFEREVKNFEESVVGKMCIRAMDSYQEISIAELTATIRKMEEFGELSELTEEFKNFLGDKKIEEEEERKSPKIDFHQQSYAGELKFCAPQPYAFRKIFTIIAENQAIRKIFNDFVLNMAEEELKKRRQSTQSNSSDQLSVLLQEKLDSPEPENAAKQTRDKYAKSLWNLDGAAGGYFK encoded by the exons atgtcgtcagcatcacaacaacaaattaaatGTCCCCCAAAAGTGCTGGTCAACCTGGCTGagtggaaaatggaaatttcttcCGGGAAATCGGtgacatgtaaaaaaattcattcgatgGATGATGAAGAAGTGTCGAACTTACGACCGTTTGCATTGTTATGGGTCATCTATGAAGACGCTCGCGAACTGCACGATATTGCTAAAGATCTGTTTGACAAGTTTGAAcgtgaagtaaaaaattttgaagaaagtGTCGTGGGTAAAATGTGTATTCGCGCAATGGATTCATATCAAGAGATAAGCATAGCAGAACTAACAGCTACAATCAGAAAAATGGAAGAATTTGGTGAGCTTTCGGAACTCACTGAAgagttcaaaaattttctaggAGATAAGAAAATCGAAGAAGAGGAAGAACGGAAAAGCCCCAAAATAGATTTCCACCAGCAATCTTATGCAGGTGAACTCAAATTTTGTGCTCCTCAACCGTATGCctttcgtaaaatattcacaataattgCGGAAAATCAGGCTATTCGAAAAATctttaatgattttgtctTGAACATGGCAGAAGAAGAGCTTAAGAAAAGACGTCAATCAACGCAATCAAATTCATCTGACCAATTATCGGTATTGttgcaagaaaaattggattcgCCCGAGCCAGAGAACGCTGCTAAACAAACACGGGACAAGTATGCCAAGTCTCTTTGGAATCT AGACGGTGCGGCAGGCGGATATTTCAAGTGA
- the LOC119073815 gene encoding uncharacterized protein LOC119073815, translated as MDTTQLKEEWNKLRPQLEAAKSAVRDKMQQQEYLLNALRAVDVSIELLKKSNCNIDLMEQQKVQVVEYLHTANNDLKKATCDLNEMKMEVQSLTNDMTNHLKMI; from the exons atggaCACAACCCAATTAAAA GAAGAATGGAACAAGTTGCGACCTCAGCTCGAAGCGGCCAAATCTGCCGTAAGAGACAAAATGCAACAACAGGAATATCTGTTAAATGCTTTACGTGCCGTTGATGTGTCAATAGAATTATTAAAG AAGAGTAACTGCAACATCGATCTCATGGAACAACAAAAGGTGCAAGTTGTGGAATACTTGCATACCGCAAACAACGACCTAAAAAAGGCTACATGTGacttgaatgaaatgaaaatg gAAGTTCAGTCGCTTACCAATGACATGAcgaatcatttaaaaatgatttaa
- the LOC119073812 gene encoding nucleoside diphosphate-linked moiety X motif 13-like, producing MSWSLSRMARYVFQSKYLQQLKENDELCYNVFEKSSFLMFSRDRPLLTVKMAPESAMVWTPFSETIDYCKDLKKTSVLLTIDESTEDTPIFACRIDDPNQGEMIGKKFDGNFTDMRSAIFTLPEEQSNLVSRAFTLLNWNQKMNFCPSCASPLKRNASGTVRMCTKPCDPRKVNNYPPTFPVAITRVTDQSDEKTLLVRQPQYPRGMYTCISGFMEPGETLEDSVRREIAEEAGIVVENVKYFQSQSWPLPQNSLMLGCTAVAMPDSEKLSIDENELEGAKWFSKAEVKAGLVRIQENPFLLIKNSSGDFIPPPKGALAHQLLQNWVSNYYTFNRWYDLHWSKL from the exons ATGTCTTGGAGTTTGTCAAGGATGGCTCGATAcgtttttcaatcgaaatacCTACAACAATTAAAAGAGAATGACGAGCTTTGCTACAATGTCTTTGAGAAGTCGAGTTTTCTTATGTTCTCAAGAGACAGGCCACTACTTACAGTGAAAATGGCTCCAGAATCTGCTATGGTGTGGACACCATTTTCAG AAACGATCGATTATTGCAAGGACTTAAAGAAGACATCGGTTCTATTGACTATCGACGAATCAACTGAAGATACACCGATATTCGCTTGCAGAATAGACGATCCAAATCAGGGCGAGATGattggcaaaaaatttgatggcAATTTTACCGACATGAGATCGGCTATATTCACATTACCAGAAGAACAGTCCAATCTTGTATCAAGG GCATTCACGCTTTTGAACTGGAAtcaaaaaatgaacttttgtcCGAGTTGTGCCAGCCCTTTGAAAAGAAACGCGTCTGGTACGGTTCGAATGTGTACCAAACCATGTGATCCTCGAAAAGTTAACAACTATCCACCAACATTTCCAGTGGCAATTACGAGAGTAACGGATCAAAGTGACGAAAAAACATTGTTAGTCCGCCAACCTCAGTATCCGAGAGGAATGTATACATGCATCTCCGGCTTCATGGAGCCAG GGGAAACACTTGAAGATTCAGTACGCAGGGAAATAGCAGAAGAAGCTGGCATTGTAGtcgaaaatgttaaatattttcaatcgcAATCCTGGCCGCTACCCCAAAATTCGCTTATGTTGGGCTGCACGGCTGTAGCTATGCCAGATTCGGAGAAA TTGAGTATAGACGAGAATGAACTGGAAGGAGCCAAATGGTTCAGTAAAGCTGAGGTAAAAGCTGGATTAGTCCGTATACAGGAGAATCCCTTTCTTTTAATAAAGAATTCGAGTGGGGACTTTATTCCTCCTCCGAAAGGTGCTCTTGCTCATCAGCTTTTACAGAACTGGGTGTCAAATTATTACACGTTCAATAGGTGGTATGATTTGCATTGGAGCAAActttaa
- the LOC119073813 gene encoding uncharacterized protein LOC119073813 isoform X2 produces MSSWVKLVDSSSSVIDKRRNRNKRTHRDSVPAIIDDDSSDENCDFNYSISPKKRRVLLLERLTIENENDSSDDCCDVEYNPDGVVLPKTEHRKIKATLPIVASRSVTNQPSTSHSASKSISKSWITWTTTPKPNNESNLSLEIDDSISDSSESSTHTLIDESSTDGSLMQSPIVDEQETVIETQESITPPVAPFIASATNLPKKRKVRTKKGGLVEQLRKALSQSKSNVLFWQHHRSADLIPPGDVVTVDRVENTYGRILIHTNVNGEPTIFSLCSRTVDVGEGDVIEVEFDSEHLYKTDSHNFYSYVDKVTVIKKNISS; encoded by the exons ATGAGTTCATGGGTCAAGCTGGTCGACTCATCATCGAGCGTTATTGACAAACGACGAAACAGAAATAAACGTACGCATCGTGATTCCGTGCCCGCAATTATAGACGATGATAGTTCAGatgaaaattgtgattttaattattcaatATCACCGAAAAAGAGAAGAGTTTTGCTACTCGAACGTCTTACCATTGAGAACGAAAATGATTCGTCTGACGATTGTTGTGATGTGGAGTATAATCCAGACGGTGTCGTTTTACCGAAAACTGAACACCGTAAAATTAAAGCAACGCTTCCAATAGTAGCATCACGCTCAGTAACAAATCAACCGTCAACCAGTCATTCAGCAAGCAAGTCAATATCAAAGTCTTGGATTACTTGGACGACGACTCCGAAGCCAA ATAACGAATCAAATTTATCACTTGAAATCGACGATTCAATCAGTGATTCAAGTGAATCAAGCACTCACACTTTGATCGATGAGTCTTCCACAGATGGTTCGCTCATGCAGTCGCCAATCGTTGACGAACAAGAAACAGTGATAGAAACTCAGGAATCGATAACACCGCCCGTAGCACCGTTCATCGCATCCGCAACCAACCTGCCAAAGAAACGTAAAGTTCGAACGAAAAAGGGTGGCTTGGTCGAGCAGTTAAGGAAGGCTTTATCTCAATCCAAATCGAATGTCTTGTTTTGGCAGCATCATCGATCAGCCGATTTGATACCACCAGGAGACGTAGTGACTGTTGATCGCGTGGAAAATACTTACGGTCGAATATTGATACACACGAATGTAAATGGTGAGCCAACCATATTTTCACTATGTTCTAGAACAGTGGATGTTGGAGAAGGAGATGTTATTGAAGTGGAATTTGACAGTGAGCACCTTTATAAGACAGACAGCCACAATTTCTATTCATATGTGGACAAAGTTACagtaataaaaaagaatatttccaGCTGA